One genomic window of Paeniglutamicibacter sp. Y32M11 includes the following:
- a CDS encoding long-chain fatty acid--CoA ligase yields the protein MREFTTPLLVGPSIHQNATDLLIERLRTSPEHIAFEIRSADGAVTDPWRQVSTREFVNEVRALAKGFIASGLQPGESLAIMSPTRYEWALADMAAWFAGAVVVPIYETSSVEQVTAILLDAAVSSAVAGSCEQASTLERGFEQAGIPGAKIWTMDTRAEPDLQVLVDDGKRVADSVVEERRLMATLESTATIVYTSGTTAAPKGALITHGNFVGQVLNVAAAYKEVVKESGNTIIFLPMAHVLARGLQLTCLANGMRIAHLADTREVVPSLAALKPTFLVVVPRVLQKIQASAAAAAAQKHLGPIWHLAQDTALEWGRLAEARETNTEAKATLGLRIRYAIFDLIFYTRLRKLVGGSLDYLLSGAAALDAELSLFFRGIGLPVIEGYGLTETTAPLTGNMPGSIRSGSVGVPMPGTTVRLSDEGEVLARGVGVFAGYSNAEDNVDAFTDGFFHTGDLGEFDEVGRLTLKGRIKDVIVTAGGKTVSPTIWEGYVESDPLIAHAVMVGEGKPFLGGLVLLDPESVQEWATREGITDIARLRIPEDGGAVEIDDERLTKVILKTVGAANAKIARSEQVRRFVVLLSDLSESNEIVTPTMKLKRDKFIERSRFFVEKIYADTGKQM from the coding sequence ATGAGAGAGTTCACTACGCCGCTCTTGGTTGGGCCGTCCATTCACCAGAACGCGACGGATCTGCTAATAGAGCGCCTAAGGACTTCGCCCGAACACATAGCCTTCGAGATCCGCTCGGCTGACGGTGCCGTCACTGACCCATGGCGCCAAGTGAGCACGAGGGAGTTCGTCAACGAGGTACGCGCCTTGGCCAAGGGCTTCATTGCTTCAGGTCTTCAGCCCGGAGAATCGTTGGCCATCATGTCGCCCACTCGGTATGAATGGGCATTGGCAGACATGGCAGCTTGGTTCGCCGGCGCCGTTGTTGTTCCAATTTACGAAACTTCGTCAGTCGAGCAAGTCACGGCGATCCTACTCGATGCGGCAGTGAGTAGTGCGGTAGCAGGCAGCTGTGAACAAGCCTCAACGTTGGAACGGGGATTTGAGCAGGCCGGGATCCCTGGAGCGAAGATCTGGACCATGGACACCCGGGCTGAACCGGATCTGCAAGTTCTCGTTGACGACGGCAAACGCGTAGCCGACAGCGTCGTGGAAGAACGACGGCTCATGGCAACCCTCGAATCGACGGCAACCATTGTCTACACATCCGGGACAACAGCCGCACCCAAGGGAGCGCTCATTACACACGGCAACTTTGTAGGCCAGGTTCTGAACGTTGCCGCCGCTTACAAGGAGGTGGTCAAGGAATCGGGGAACACCATAATCTTCCTCCCGATGGCTCATGTCTTGGCACGCGGCCTTCAGCTGACCTGTCTGGCGAACGGTATGCGGATCGCGCATCTTGCCGACACTCGGGAAGTGGTGCCATCCTTAGCGGCTCTAAAGCCCACCTTCTTGGTGGTAGTTCCCCGTGTCTTACAGAAAATTCAGGCTTCAGCAGCGGCAGCTGCTGCCCAGAAACACCTCGGGCCTATCTGGCATTTGGCACAGGACACCGCACTTGAGTGGGGAAGGCTGGCTGAGGCCCGCGAGACCAATACCGAGGCCAAGGCCACACTCGGTCTTCGGATACGCTATGCCATTTTTGACCTCATTTTCTATACGCGACTGCGAAAATTGGTCGGCGGGAGCCTGGACTACCTACTATCCGGGGCTGCGGCATTGGATGCCGAACTTTCTCTCTTCTTCCGTGGCATCGGCCTTCCCGTGATTGAGGGATACGGACTCACGGAAACAACAGCTCCGCTGACCGGAAATATGCCCGGGTCAATTAGATCAGGATCCGTTGGAGTACCGATGCCCGGAACAACCGTCCGCTTGTCGGACGAGGGAGAAGTTCTTGCTCGTGGCGTTGGTGTATTTGCTGGATACTCCAACGCCGAAGACAACGTGGATGCCTTCACCGATGGATTTTTTCACACCGGCGACCTCGGCGAGTTCGATGAAGTTGGCCGTCTTACCCTCAAGGGAAGAATCAAGGACGTCATCGTCACTGCCGGCGGTAAAACGGTCTCCCCCACCATTTGGGAAGGCTACGTCGAAAGCGATCCGCTTATTGCACATGCTGTCATGGTCGGCGAAGGAAAGCCGTTCCTTGGTGGCTTAGTATTACTCGACCCAGAATCTGTTCAAGAATGGGCGACGCGCGAAGGCATCACCGACATAGCCAGATTGCGAATTCCGGAGGACGGTGGAGCCGTTGAGATCGATGATGAACGACTGACTAAAGTCATCCTTAAGACAGTAGGCGCCGCTAACGCGAAGATTGCACGTAGCGAGCAAGTTCGAAGGTTTGTTGTACTGCTTAGCGACCTGAGTGAATCGAACGAAATCGTCACACCGACCATGAAACTTAAGCGCGACAAATTCATCGAACGATCCCGCTTCTTTGTGGAAAAAATATACGCCGATACTGGGAAGCAAATGTGA
- a CDS encoding MarR family winged helix-turn-helix transcriptional regulator: MCAAPSHSVIETLQGLYALVRESEREIAASLGLNLTDYRAFSVLAQFGPMTAGKLAQELGSTAATTTAITNRLEFHGHAIRERNLVNRRQVLVSAAPASSQKILDLISPLATAIDGYLQELAPDQRVGITSFLGVAQELMRDHLQTVSQKEAL, encoded by the coding sequence ATGTGTGCTGCACCTTCCCATTCTGTTATTGAGACCCTGCAGGGCCTTTACGCCCTCGTCCGAGAGAGCGAACGAGAAATCGCTGCGAGCTTAGGCCTGAATCTCACCGATTACCGCGCTTTTTCGGTGCTAGCGCAGTTCGGGCCGATGACAGCAGGCAAACTCGCGCAGGAGCTGGGTTCCACCGCTGCCACAACCACCGCTATAACCAACCGACTCGAGTTCCACGGCCATGCGATACGAGAGCGGAACTTAGTCAATCGCCGTCAGGTCCTTGTCAGCGCGGCACCGGCGTCGTCTCAAAAGATTCTAGACCTAATTTCTCCACTCGCGACCGCAATTGATGGGTACCTGCAAGAGTTAGCCCCCGATCAGAGGGTAGGCATAACCAGCTTTCTAGGCGTTGCCCAAGAACTGATGCGCGACCACCTGCAGACCGTTTCACAGAAGGAAGCCCTATGA
- a CDS encoding DUF1295 domain-containing protein: MKEKKLRTLIALPVVVLVGALLALAGSDGGALMGPIPVFTLAVAAAFLIQWIAFIPSFLNQTEKYYDLTGTLTYTAITLLVLFAVPEIHGRSLLLAFMVLAWTLRLGSFLFRRISRAGKDDRFDEIKPSFVRFLSVWTIQGLWVTFTAAAAWVAMTSRNPGALDGFALIGFIVWVVGFSLEIVADQQKARFNRDPSNKGEFIATGLWSKSRHPNYFGEILLWVGVAIVALPALQGWQWIVVISPVFVALLLIKISGIPLLEKKADSKWGGQLDYEAYKENTPVLIPKILVGARNSRMVPNRKRNMP, encoded by the coding sequence ATGAAGGAAAAAAAGCTTAGGACGCTCATCGCCCTACCCGTGGTGGTGCTTGTTGGCGCCCTGCTTGCACTTGCCGGCAGTGACGGTGGTGCATTGATGGGACCGATTCCCGTCTTCACTCTTGCCGTTGCCGCGGCCTTTCTGATCCAGTGGATCGCCTTCATTCCGTCGTTCCTGAATCAAACCGAAAAATACTACGACCTGACCGGCACCCTGACCTATACGGCCATCACTCTGTTGGTTCTCTTTGCCGTTCCCGAGATTCATGGCAGGTCTCTGCTGCTCGCATTCATGGTCCTGGCGTGGACTCTAAGGCTGGGAAGCTTTTTGTTCCGGCGCATCAGCAGAGCAGGCAAGGATGATCGTTTCGACGAGATTAAGCCGTCGTTTGTCAGGTTCTTAAGCGTCTGGACCATTCAGGGACTCTGGGTTACCTTCACTGCCGCCGCCGCATGGGTCGCGATGACGTCAAGGAACCCCGGTGCGCTGGACGGTTTCGCACTCATTGGATTCATTGTTTGGGTCGTCGGATTCAGTTTGGAAATAGTCGCCGATCAGCAGAAGGCCCGTTTCAACCGCGACCCCTCCAACAAGGGAGAATTTATCGCCACAGGCCTATGGTCTAAGTCGCGCCACCCAAACTACTTCGGTGAGATTCTTCTGTGGGTCGGCGTCGCCATCGTTGCTTTGCCCGCATTGCAAGGATGGCAGTGGATCGTGGTGATCTCACCGGTGTTCGTTGCTCTGTTGCTCATCAAGATTAGTGGCATTCCACTCTTGGAAAAGAAGGCTGATTCGAAATGGGGCGGCCAGCTCGATTATGAGGCTTACAAAGAAAACACCCCCGTGTTGATCCCCAAAATTCTAGTTGGGGCACGAAATTCTAGGATGGTTCCCAACCGAAAAAGGAACATGCCGTGA
- a CDS encoding NAD(P)/FAD-dependent oxidoreductase, whose amino-acid sequence MKVIVIGAGLAGLRAAGLASEQGHEVTVLEASQRVGGRVDTELVGGFRCDRGFQLINPSYPDARRALNLQDLDLHASGRGVAVRDESGVQILADPFRHPSYLRGMFSGMLKPADLCAVLRWNRIARGGSMTLHQAIEHAGFSAPLRKAIERFLSGVVADSDLKTAGPSARTLAWYFAKGIPSLPAQGMSAVAHQLAERLMENIRFSMTAQSLTSHNGQVTVTCTSGEELIADRVVVAAGPRASARLTGQPEPTMNSLTTWWFDAPSRPSKLPFLYLDVREGSRLSHTSVISNVCPSYAPAGRHLVQATVVGAHDLTDSEALAQSASIMGVQDPDWKLLVRHEVLDALPSIEPGHRSLTSRIPGVIIAGDTAEASIQGALASGVTAAHTLVNTRVSNHARDSFNDTFTLQIRCRGDAMEVWEKVTDLDRHTRAIPLTTVTPAQSRMTDGLQFVALTTFGPVKMADRMVVRLAQAPAGENPGHLSVSKFGPIAGQVEATIEQQGSEVVIVWRQSLRPAWLPRWLRPFGTVVARVGYGMGLRKLLV is encoded by the coding sequence GTGAAAGTCATTGTTATTGGTGCTGGACTAGCCGGACTGCGCGCCGCAGGATTGGCCTCCGAACAAGGGCACGAGGTCACGGTCCTTGAAGCTTCGCAGAGAGTCGGTGGCCGCGTCGATACCGAGCTGGTTGGTGGATTCCGGTGCGACAGGGGGTTTCAGCTCATAAATCCCAGCTACCCGGATGCCCGGCGAGCCCTAAACCTTCAGGACTTGGACCTCCACGCGTCAGGACGCGGTGTCGCGGTTCGGGATGAGTCTGGTGTTCAGATCTTGGCGGATCCTTTCAGGCACCCTTCGTACCTCAGAGGGATGTTCAGCGGCATGTTGAAACCAGCCGACCTTTGTGCAGTACTTCGGTGGAACCGCATTGCACGCGGCGGATCGATGACACTGCACCAAGCCATCGAACACGCTGGTTTCTCTGCGCCCCTACGCAAGGCCATCGAGCGATTCTTGTCGGGCGTGGTGGCAGATTCGGACCTTAAAACCGCGGGTCCCTCCGCTCGAACATTGGCCTGGTATTTCGCCAAGGGTATCCCGTCATTGCCGGCGCAAGGGATGTCGGCCGTGGCTCATCAGTTGGCGGAACGGCTCATGGAAAACATCCGATTCTCCATGACTGCGCAATCTCTCACCAGCCACAACGGGCAGGTGACGGTGACCTGTACCTCGGGCGAAGAGCTGATAGCGGATCGGGTCGTGGTGGCCGCTGGCCCCCGGGCCAGTGCCCGGCTCACTGGGCAGCCTGAGCCGACCATGAATTCACTGACCACCTGGTGGTTCGATGCACCTAGTCGACCCAGTAAGTTGCCATTTCTCTACCTCGATGTCCGAGAGGGTTCCAGGCTGAGCCATACTTCGGTGATCTCCAATGTGTGCCCTTCGTACGCACCTGCCGGACGTCATCTCGTACAAGCCACTGTTGTCGGTGCGCATGATTTAACTGACAGCGAAGCCTTGGCCCAATCCGCCAGCATCATGGGGGTTCAGGATCCTGACTGGAAATTGCTCGTGCGCCACGAAGTTCTCGATGCATTGCCTTCTATCGAGCCCGGGCATCGCTCACTAACTAGCAGGATCCCTGGCGTGATCATAGCTGGCGACACTGCAGAAGCGTCCATTCAAGGCGCATTGGCCAGCGGAGTTACCGCCGCACACACACTGGTTAATACCCGAGTATCCAACCATGCGCGTGATTCCTTCAACGATACGTTCACCCTTCAGATTCGCTGTAGAGGCGACGCCATGGAGGTATGGGAAAAGGTCACCGACTTGGATAGACATACAAGAGCCATTCCCCTTACCACGGTGACACCCGCACAAAGTCGGATGACCGATGGCCTGCAATTTGTCGCGCTCACGACCTTCGGGCCAGTGAAAATGGCAGACCGCATGGTGGTGCGCCTGGCCCAAGCACCTGCTGGGGAAAACCCGGGACATCTCAGCGTGTCAAAATTTGGTCCAATCGCAGGTCAAGTCGAGGCCACTATCGAGCAGCAAGGTTCAGAAGTCGTCATCGTTTGGCGTCAGAGCCTCCGGCCTGCATGGCTGCCACGCTGGCTCAGACCCTTTGGCACCGTTGTTGCACGAGTAGGTTACGGCATGGGACTGCGTAAATTACTGGTTTGA
- a CDS encoding VanZ family protein, translating into MALSLYRRASALQTALVSTGIALVIEGLQYVLVLGRISSIDDLLWAFTGGLLGGAGGVLCRKRVKTKRRSTTRL; encoded by the coding sequence GTGGCTTTGTCTCTGTATAGGCGGGCATCAGCATTGCAGACCGCACTGGTGTCCACCGGAATCGCACTGGTGATTGAAGGGCTGCAATACGTCTTGGTCCTCGGACGCATCAGCAGCATAGACGACCTGTTGTGGGCCTTTACCGGCGGCCTGCTCGGCGGCGCCGGTGGCGTCCTATGTCGGAAACGCGTCAAGACGAAGCGCAGGTCTACGACCCGCCTCTAG
- a CDS encoding GlxA family transcriptional regulator — MADLTLSDDFPPYTQLMLSVALLLLPGARMFDVAIITETWSPERLSSPPLDIELRRCSDGMSLVPLTEGAQCAPDASLAWAEAADVVLVPGLGDSNVIPEAKYLDVIREAHRRGAVVASLCSGAFVLAETGLLDGEAATTHWGLASALATRYPDVNVEPSVLFVGNNRVWTSAGVAAGIDLCIHLIRMLCGGQVATTVSRSMVMAPHRTGGQAQFVRSPVALRAPDGDALEVVRSLVAADPRQTRTVAEFARMACMSERTFVRRFSAETGTTPHQWVMNWRIDEASHLLEESEASIAEIASAVGYASPVSFRQRFKAVKGIAPLDYRKAFHPRS; from the coding sequence GTGGCAGATCTGACACTGTCCGATGATTTTCCGCCATATACTCAATTGATGCTTTCTGTCGCCCTTCTACTCCTTCCTGGTGCCCGGATGTTTGATGTCGCCATTATCACCGAGACGTGGTCCCCCGAACGGCTCTCATCCCCGCCCCTGGACATTGAACTTCGACGTTGTTCCGATGGAATGAGTCTGGTTCCACTCACTGAAGGTGCTCAGTGCGCCCCTGATGCGTCATTGGCTTGGGCCGAGGCGGCCGATGTTGTTCTTGTTCCCGGGTTGGGTGACTCCAACGTAATTCCCGAAGCCAAATACTTGGACGTGATCAGGGAAGCGCACCGTCGGGGTGCCGTTGTTGCCTCGCTTTGCTCGGGCGCGTTCGTCTTAGCGGAAACCGGCTTGTTGGATGGTGAAGCCGCAACGACCCATTGGGGATTGGCCAGCGCGTTGGCTACACGGTATCCCGACGTCAACGTTGAGCCGTCGGTGCTCTTTGTGGGCAACAACAGAGTTTGGACGTCTGCCGGCGTTGCGGCAGGAATCGACCTGTGCATCCATCTCATCCGTATGCTCTGTGGCGGACAAGTGGCAACAACCGTTTCTAGGTCCATGGTCATGGCTCCCCACCGCACAGGAGGTCAAGCACAATTTGTACGTTCGCCAGTGGCCTTGAGAGCACCAGATGGGGATGCCCTAGAAGTTGTCCGCTCGTTGGTGGCGGCCGACCCTCGCCAGACTCGTACGGTGGCTGAATTTGCCAGAATGGCGTGTATGTCCGAGCGCACCTTCGTTCGACGATTCTCGGCTGAAACTGGAACGACGCCTCATCAGTGGGTGATGAATTGGCGCATCGACGAAGCCAGCCATCTGTTGGAGGAAAGCGAAGCTTCCATAGCGGAAATCGCAAGTGCTGTCGGTTACGCTTCACCGGTGTCGTTTCGCCAGCGATTCAAGGCGGTCAAGGGCATTGCGCCTTTGGATTATCGCAAGGCTTTCCACCCACGAAGCTAG
- a CDS encoding cysteine hydrolase family protein — MNAIDLNALDHSDHSDHSDGSATSQRSSRGAHSELRISPNTALIVIDVQQTFDDHGYWGERDNPDAENNILRLVGHWQNRGLPLVMVMHTSTRPESTFHPDRTSSQLKPFLANIKPTLAVAKTVNSSFLGSPDLAGWLTANGIKQVVLCGIQTNMCVETTARMSGNLGFSTVMAIDACHTFDLQGPDGSVIQAAELSKSTATNLFGGGFADVVTTQTIMESF; from the coding sequence ATGAATGCGATCGACCTCAATGCCCTTGACCACTCTGACCACTCTGACCACTCTGACGGCTCTGCGACTTCTCAACGGTCATCACGCGGTGCACATAGCGAACTTCGAATTTCACCGAACACGGCGCTCATCGTCATCGATGTACAACAAACATTTGACGATCATGGCTACTGGGGGGAGCGGGATAACCCGGATGCCGAAAACAATATCCTCCGACTCGTTGGTCACTGGCAGAATAGAGGACTTCCTCTGGTCATGGTGATGCACACGTCGACGCGACCTGAATCAACGTTTCACCCGGACCGGACCAGTTCACAGCTCAAGCCCTTCCTGGCGAATATCAAGCCGACCTTGGCCGTTGCGAAAACAGTGAACTCCTCGTTCCTTGGCTCACCGGACCTTGCGGGTTGGCTCACTGCCAATGGCATCAAACAGGTAGTTCTTTGCGGCATACAAACCAACATGTGTGTCGAGACCACAGCGCGTATGTCCGGCAACTTGGGTTTCAGCACGGTTATGGCCATCGACGCCTGCCACACGTTTGATCTTCAAGGTCCAGATGGTTCGGTGATACAGGCAGCGGAGCTATCCAAGTCCACGGCAACCAACCTGTTTGGCGGTGGCTTTGCCGACGTCGTGACAACCCAAACCATCATGGAAAGCTTCTAG
- a CDS encoding peptidase C39 family protein gives MSQHAAPHVTVQDFDPQRHPQLLRHLGPALGPWERETGAANARLLTIVSPGGTITGAALITARSTGAYVKIAGILALDAPTGEETIRGVLNYAYQQDLACVKWEHWTHDPSLATLAEQTGFQALPAPRYAMDASASIPLAGYVHWLHPARYLRTSHYQQSENFTCAAVAALAAHGETTSIAALDDLRTSELLLWRQATNFMACEPIGLGLAVAERWPDSSVTVSLDTDKPVIVDYYPEAERSWRGILQAESRRQAETTGLPLTTTRLEIVKIREAVSNGARVLLLVSLQQMLGYDIPHWVLCHGTAGSTENPVLVLDDSWVNSDSGETWVDVTCLPIPIQELDEMSCLEADGYRSALILTA, from the coding sequence ATGTCACAGCACGCAGCACCACACGTCACGGTCCAAGACTTCGACCCTCAACGCCATCCTCAGCTGCTTCGGCATCTGGGTCCCGCGCTCGGTCCGTGGGAACGCGAAACAGGGGCTGCCAACGCTCGGTTGCTGACGATTGTGTCGCCCGGTGGCACCATAACCGGTGCCGCATTAATTACCGCACGCTCCACGGGGGCATATGTGAAGATCGCCGGGATTCTCGCGCTCGATGCGCCAACAGGTGAAGAGACGATCCGTGGAGTGCTGAATTACGCCTATCAGCAGGATCTAGCCTGCGTAAAATGGGAACACTGGACACATGATCCGTCGCTGGCCACCTTGGCCGAGCAGACCGGATTTCAGGCGTTGCCCGCGCCTCGCTACGCCATGGATGCTTCAGCCTCGATTCCACTAGCCGGGTACGTGCACTGGCTGCATCCTGCCCGCTACCTGCGCACCTCTCATTACCAGCAAAGCGAGAACTTCACCTGCGCGGCGGTTGCGGCGCTGGCCGCGCATGGGGAAACCACCAGCATCGCCGCCCTGGATGACCTGCGCACCTCGGAACTGCTGCTGTGGCGTCAAGCTACCAACTTCATGGCCTGTGAGCCGATCGGATTGGGTCTTGCAGTCGCGGAGCGCTGGCCAGACAGTTCGGTTACGGTGTCGTTGGATACCGACAAGCCTGTGATCGTGGATTACTACCCCGAGGCCGAACGCAGCTGGCGCGGCATCCTTCAGGCCGAATCGCGCCGCCAAGCTGAGACAACCGGACTACCACTGACTACTACGCGCTTGGAGATCGTGAAGATCCGAGAAGCGGTGAGCAACGGCGCACGGGTCCTCTTGCTGGTGTCGCTGCAACAGATGCTCGGCTACGACATCCCGCATTGGGTACTCTGTCATGGGACAGCAGGGTCTACAGAAAACCCAGTTCTGGTGCTCGATGATTCGTGGGTGAACAGTGACAGCGGGGAAACCTGGGTAGACGTTACGTGCCTTCCCATTCCTATCCAGGAACTAGACGAAATGTCTTGCCTCGAGGCAGATGGTTACCGGTCCGCGCTCATTTTGACGGCTTGA
- a CDS encoding iron ABC transporter permease: MNTVEKYADRPAVAGDVSTPVTGTDHSSAPVTGTSIASGLGLLAALAAAVLLVGAWHLTQGTSGVGLGELLRALLGDDTRIGGVGVAEIFTGSRLPRLCAGAAVGLALGVAGALLQSVTRNPLASPDTLAVTSGAYFALCVAAALGLSLSTFASSALAFAGGLLAAGVVLAISGRSAGTATTRLILAGSAIAIALEAGSGIILLLFKENTTGLYAWGSGSLAQLNLDAFIRSLPVILLVLVICLLLSRRLDVLSLGDENAAVLGIPVRTTRTLAVLCAVVLTGVSVSLAGPIAFVGLGAPVLTRLLSRRLTVLRRQLFLLPATGLIGALLILLADVVLRALLGAQGAASIPTGVPTAVLGGVLIIILAMRLPEASSSRNLMQVASKLRSRRRFIITMLLGLVLLLVAVILGLLAGSMFLKLGDLALWFQDDAPKLVARAFSERAPRTTAALGAGAALGLAGCLVQGTVRNPLAEPGILGITAGAGLGASIVVTAFGGSRSLLVIFAVVAGLATFAAITALAWRRGFSPERFVLIGIGAGYTLSAVTTYLLLSINSWETPRIYTWLSGSTYGRQFEDVVPVLVVLVLSLPLVLLMGRKLDLLAIDEDLPRVLGIKTARTRLISLSIAALLAAVSVVAVGVVGFVGLIAPHLARSLVGARHHRVIPVSIVFGALLVCLADTLGRTVIAPAQIPAGLIVSLLGAPYFIWLLYRSRG; this comes from the coding sequence ATGAACACCGTTGAAAAATACGCAGACCGGCCGGCCGTGGCCGGAGACGTCAGTACCCCGGTGACCGGCACGGATCATTCCTCAGCTCCGGTCACCGGCACGAGTATCGCTTCCGGCCTAGGCCTGTTGGCCGCCTTGGCGGCGGCGGTGCTGCTGGTGGGTGCCTGGCATCTCACCCAAGGCACCTCAGGGGTGGGCCTGGGAGAACTGCTGCGCGCCCTCCTCGGGGATGACACGCGTATTGGCGGGGTAGGGGTTGCCGAGATCTTCACGGGCTCCCGGCTCCCGCGCCTCTGCGCGGGCGCCGCCGTAGGCCTAGCCTTGGGGGTAGCAGGCGCACTGCTCCAATCGGTCACCCGCAACCCGCTGGCCTCGCCCGACACCTTGGCCGTCACCTCCGGCGCCTACTTTGCGCTGTGCGTGGCAGCTGCACTGGGCCTCAGCCTTTCCACCTTCGCCTCCAGCGCACTCGCATTCGCCGGCGGGCTGCTGGCTGCCGGGGTCGTGCTGGCCATCTCCGGACGCAGCGCCGGGACCGCCACCACCCGATTAATTCTCGCCGGATCGGCCATCGCAATAGCCCTAGAAGCCGGCAGCGGCATCATCTTGCTGCTTTTCAAGGAAAACACCACGGGCTTGTACGCCTGGGGCTCGGGGTCGCTGGCCCAGCTGAACCTGGACGCTTTCATACGCAGCCTCCCGGTGATCCTGCTGGTCCTGGTCATCTGCCTCCTGCTATCCCGCCGGCTGGATGTGCTGTCCCTGGGGGATGAAAACGCTGCGGTGCTCGGCATCCCGGTTCGCACTACTCGCACCCTGGCCGTCCTGTGTGCCGTGGTCCTCACCGGCGTCTCCGTTTCCTTGGCCGGACCCATCGCCTTTGTGGGACTCGGTGCCCCGGTGCTCACACGATTGCTGTCGCGCCGTCTGACCGTCTTGCGCCGCCAACTGTTTTTACTTCCGGCCACCGGTTTAATCGGTGCTCTGCTGATCCTGCTGGCCGATGTGGTCCTTCGGGCCTTGCTCGGCGCCCAAGGCGCGGCGTCCATCCCCACCGGCGTTCCCACCGCGGTCCTGGGCGGGGTGCTGATTATCATCCTGGCGATGAGATTGCCCGAAGCTTCCAGCTCACGGAACCTGATGCAGGTGGCAAGCAAACTGCGCAGCCGCCGCCGGTTCATTATTACCATGCTACTGGGCCTCGTTTTGCTGCTCGTGGCCGTGATTCTGGGCCTATTAGCCGGGAGCATGTTCCTGAAGTTGGGAGATCTGGCCCTGTGGTTCCAAGATGATGCCCCGAAGCTCGTTGCCCGGGCCTTCTCCGAACGCGCACCACGGACCACGGCAGCGCTGGGTGCCGGAGCCGCCCTGGGCCTCGCCGGATGCCTGGTGCAGGGCACGGTGCGCAACCCGCTGGCCGAACCCGGGATCCTAGGTATCACCGCAGGTGCCGGACTTGGCGCATCCATAGTTGTCACCGCCTTCGGCGGCTCACGCTCGCTGCTGGTGATTTTTGCGGTAGTGGCGGGCTTGGCGACCTTCGCTGCCATCACTGCGCTGGCTTGGCGTCGCGGGTTCTCCCCGGAGCGTTTTGTGCTGATCGGCATCGGCGCGGGGTACACTCTCTCCGCGGTCACCACATACCTGCTGCTGAGCATCAACTCGTGGGAAACTCCGCGCATCTACACCTGGCTGTCCGGCTCGACCTATGGCCGCCAGTTTGAAGACGTGGTGCCAGTTCTGGTGGTGCTGGTGCTCAGCCTTCCGCTCGTACTGCTCATGGGCCGCAAGCTTGACCTGCTGGCCATCGACGAAGACCTGCCCCGGGTGCTGGGCATCAAGACGGCCCGCACCCGGCTGATCTCACTGTCCATTGCAGCACTTCTCGCTGCGGTCAGCGTGGTGGCCGTGGGGGTAGTTGGCTTCGTCGGGCTGATCGCCCCGCACCTCGCCCGGTCGCTGGTGGGAGCCCGCCATCACCGGGTGATCCCGGTCTCCATAGTTTTCGGCGCGTTGTTGGTCTGCCTGGCCGATACCCTAGGCCGCACCGTGATCGCACCGGCACAGATACCCGCCGGGTTGATCGTTTCCCTGCTCGGTGCCCCGTACTTCATCTGGCTGCTCTACCGCTCTCGCGGCTAG